A stretch of Tripterygium wilfordii isolate XIE 37 chromosome 11, ASM1340144v1, whole genome shotgun sequence DNA encodes these proteins:
- the LOC120009514 gene encoding uncharacterized protein LOC120009514 isoform X1: protein MSDGYSNSKKSDDICEEVCGQQASRVALGMSRLRCVLRGLDFKTYIFLFVVVPLCLFGAYLHGQKISYFLRPLWESPPKPFHEIPHYYHENVSMENLCRLHGWGIRESPRRVFDAVLFSNEVDILTLRWKELYPYITQFVLFESNSTFTGLPKPLLFSLNRDKFKFIESRLSYGTIGGRFKKGENPFIEEAYQRVTLDKLLRRAGIEDDDLLIMSDVDEIPSAHTINLLRWCDDIPPILHLQFKNYLYSFEYYVDNNSWRASVHRYQTGKTRYAHYRQTDVLLSDSGWHCSFCFRHISEFIFKMKAYSHYDRVRFSHFLKPSRIQEVICKGADLFDMLPEEYTFQEIIAKMGPIPRSYSAVHLPSYLLNNAEKYKYLLPGNCKREGG from the coding sequence CAGGCGTCCCGTGTAGCATTGGGCATGTCCAGATTGCGGTGTGTCTTGAGAGGATTGGACTTCAAGACTTACATATTTTTGTTTGTGGTGGTTCCATTGTGTCTTTTTGGAGCATATTTACATGGTCAGAAAATCTCCTATTTTCTGAGGCCTTTATGGGAATCTCCTCCTAAACCCTTTCATGAAATCCCGCATTATTATCATGAGAACGTGTCGATGGAGAATCTTTGCAGACTTCATGGGTGGGGAATTCGCGAATCACCGAGAAGAGTCTTTGATGCAGTGTTGTTCAGTAATGAAGTAGACATTCTTACCCTTCGTTGGAAGGAATTGTATCCTTATATAACTCAGTTCGTGCTTTTTGAGTCAAACTCGACATTTACTGGCTTGCCCAAACCATTGCTCTTCTCGCTGAATCGTGATAAATTCAAATTCATAGAGTCACGGCTAAGTTATGGGACAATTGGGGGTAGATTTAAAAAAGGAGAAAACCCGTTTATCGAAGAGGCATATCAAAGAGTAACATTAGATAAGCTTCTTAGAAGAGCTGGAATAGAGGATGATGACTTGTTGATAATGTCTGACGTTGATGAGATTCCTTCAGCCCACACAATTAATCTCTTGAGGTGGTGCGACGACATCCCTCCCATTCTTCATCTTCAATTCAAGAACTacttgtactcttttgagtATTACGTTGACAACAACAGTTGGAGAGCTTCAGTTCACAGATATCAGACGGGAAAGACCAGATATGCACATTATCGGCAGACAGATGTCCTCTTGTCCGATTCTGGGTGGCATTGTAGCTTTTGCTTTCGGCATATCAGTGAGTTCATATTTAAGATGAAAGCATACAGCCATTATGACCGGGTGAGGTTCTCTCATTTCTTGAAACCCTCTAGGATTCAGGAGGTGATTTGCAAAGGGGCTGATCTGTTTGATATGCTTCCTGAAGAATACACATTTCAGGAAATAATTGCAAAGATGGGACCTATCCCTCGTTCCTATTCCGCTGTGCATCTCCCTTCATATTTGTTGAATAACGCTGAGAAGTACAAGTATCTATTACCTGGTAATTGCAAAAGGGAAGGTGGCTGA
- the LOC120009514 gene encoding uncharacterized protein LOC120009514 isoform X2 yields MSDGYSNSKKSDDICEEVCGQASRVALGMSRLRCVLRGLDFKTYIFLFVVVPLCLFGAYLHGQKISYFLRPLWESPPKPFHEIPHYYHENVSMENLCRLHGWGIRESPRRVFDAVLFSNEVDILTLRWKELYPYITQFVLFESNSTFTGLPKPLLFSLNRDKFKFIESRLSYGTIGGRFKKGENPFIEEAYQRVTLDKLLRRAGIEDDDLLIMSDVDEIPSAHTINLLRWCDDIPPILHLQFKNYLYSFEYYVDNNSWRASVHRYQTGKTRYAHYRQTDVLLSDSGWHCSFCFRHISEFIFKMKAYSHYDRVRFSHFLKPSRIQEVICKGADLFDMLPEEYTFQEIIAKMGPIPRSYSAVHLPSYLLNNAEKYKYLLPGNCKREGG; encoded by the coding sequence GCGTCCCGTGTAGCATTGGGCATGTCCAGATTGCGGTGTGTCTTGAGAGGATTGGACTTCAAGACTTACATATTTTTGTTTGTGGTGGTTCCATTGTGTCTTTTTGGAGCATATTTACATGGTCAGAAAATCTCCTATTTTCTGAGGCCTTTATGGGAATCTCCTCCTAAACCCTTTCATGAAATCCCGCATTATTATCATGAGAACGTGTCGATGGAGAATCTTTGCAGACTTCATGGGTGGGGAATTCGCGAATCACCGAGAAGAGTCTTTGATGCAGTGTTGTTCAGTAATGAAGTAGACATTCTTACCCTTCGTTGGAAGGAATTGTATCCTTATATAACTCAGTTCGTGCTTTTTGAGTCAAACTCGACATTTACTGGCTTGCCCAAACCATTGCTCTTCTCGCTGAATCGTGATAAATTCAAATTCATAGAGTCACGGCTAAGTTATGGGACAATTGGGGGTAGATTTAAAAAAGGAGAAAACCCGTTTATCGAAGAGGCATATCAAAGAGTAACATTAGATAAGCTTCTTAGAAGAGCTGGAATAGAGGATGATGACTTGTTGATAATGTCTGACGTTGATGAGATTCCTTCAGCCCACACAATTAATCTCTTGAGGTGGTGCGACGACATCCCTCCCATTCTTCATCTTCAATTCAAGAACTacttgtactcttttgagtATTACGTTGACAACAACAGTTGGAGAGCTTCAGTTCACAGATATCAGACGGGAAAGACCAGATATGCACATTATCGGCAGACAGATGTCCTCTTGTCCGATTCTGGGTGGCATTGTAGCTTTTGCTTTCGGCATATCAGTGAGTTCATATTTAAGATGAAAGCATACAGCCATTATGACCGGGTGAGGTTCTCTCATTTCTTGAAACCCTCTAGGATTCAGGAGGTGATTTGCAAAGGGGCTGATCTGTTTGATATGCTTCCTGAAGAATACACATTTCAGGAAATAATTGCAAAGATGGGACCTATCCCTCGTTCCTATTCCGCTGTGCATCTCCCTTCATATTTGTTGAATAACGCTGAGAAGTACAAGTATCTATTACCTGGTAATTGCAAAAGGGAAGGTGGCTGA